In Isosphaera pallida ATCC 43644, the sequence GCCTACGATAAAGGGGTAATCGGGTGCGGGTTCCTCAGCCGCTTGGGCGAAGCCCATCGCGTCGCTTCCGGGTGCCACCGGGGTTTCGGGAGCATCGTCGAAGGCGGAGCCGAACAGGTCGTCGGCAGTGGATTCGACGCCCGGAGACCCCATTCGCTTGGCGACTGGATCAGGGATGGCTGCGGGAGGTGGCGGGGGTTGGTTGGTCCAGTTCACAATCTGGAAAAAAACTGCGACCGGCTGGCTGGAAACCGGGAGACGATCGGGTGGAAGGTGATCGGGGACCTTTCCCAACGCGCGGGCGAAGAGGCCCAGCGACGGATCGGTCACCGAGTGGGCGTGGCCGTTGGAGTTCATCGACGGGTGGTCCTTCGCCGAATCCGGTTAAGCGGGAGTGCAAGGTAAACTTGAGGCGAATTGGCTGAAGCGGTTTCCAATCCGCAGGATGGTCGAGCCGACCATGAGACTCGGGACGACGACAACCGGCCATCGGAGGACGTTTCGGCGCGGAATCTGAGGGGAGCCAGTGGAGGCGGCCGAAACCAACAGATCGGGGGATTGGTCCGAGGAACCGCGTCTTCGGGATCCCCGACGCCAAAGGCAAGGCGATTGATCGGTCGATCCTCCGTTCCGTTCCGGTTTGTTTGATTCGAGGAGTGGAGTTTGATTAGGAACTCATCTGAGCCACCTTGCGTTGGATTTCCTTGGAGGTCGCGCCTTCGTTGCGCCAAAAGGCCGCGGCGTTGACTCGTTTGCTGGAAGAGATCAGGAACTTGCAGTAGTCCTCGCCGGTAGAGTAGCACTGAATCTCGATGGCACCCAGCGAACGTTTGGCCAGCACGCTGAAGACCGCGGCGAACAGCCCGGCGTAGAAGTAGCAGACCACCTTGCCGATGTCGCCGATGCTTTTGGCCACGGCCGATTCGTAGAGGTCCACGAAGATCAGACCCTGCTTGGCCTGGCGGAAATCGTAGCGCCAGGTCCCCCAGCCCTCGATGGTCAGGGGCCACCACCACTGTTCCAGCAGGAAGCCCATGCTCATTTTGTTGATCTCGACCTCGAACTCCGCTTGAGCGCGGGCGTAGAACGACTTCATGTCCTCCATGCCCCACTCATAGCCACACTTGTACATAATCTCGGCGGCCGCGTCGCCCACTTCCTCTTCGAGACTGCCCAGGATCGCCACCACGAAATCTTCGGTCACCCGGATGACCCGCTGGCCGTACACTGTTTTGAGGGTGCCGCCCTTGGGGTCGTGTCGGAAAAAATCGGCGTCGAAGTAGTGGTTGTGTTTGAAGGGTTGCGGACCCTTGACGATCCGCATCGACTCCCGGAGTTCACCAGCGTCGGGCGCTTGGCGCACCAGGGTCAACGTTTCGGGGTTGGGCTTCTCGCCCCACACCAGCATCAAACGCTTGGGATCTGCGATCTCGGGGACATTCGGCATGGATGCGAACCTCACGATGCGATGAGAGGGGGAAAGGGAGAGAGGGCGGTCCCAGTCGGATTCGATTCCGATTGGCTTGTTCCGAATGGCAATGAGGAACACGCAAGTTGTAGCACAAAAACGGAATTCAGGTTGCGATTTCCGCCTGATTGGCCGGTTGATTGGGGAAAAGGGGAGGGAAAGCTGAGGGGTGGGGGATTAGTCATCGGAGTTGCGGATGCGTTCGACCTCCACGTTGAGGTCACGGAGTTCCTCCAGGCGGGTTCGGGTGATGATTTTCCCTTTGGCAATCAGGATGGAGCCGTTGATGGGGTGAAGGATGTTGGTCGCAGCGCGGGTGCCCAAGAGGCCCATAAGGTCTTCGGCTCGTTCGATGTACATACCCTCGGGGAGTTCCACCACCACTCCTTCGCCCAGCACCCGGCATTGGCAGGCCAGGCGGCTTTGGGGCGTGACGCTGGTGACGTAGCTGAGGGTTCGGTTTTCCCGCTCCGTCCGCGGGGTTAGGCGGTCCATGCCCTCCTTGATGTAGACATGGCAGGTGGAGCATAGTCCCTTCCCACCGCAGGACATCAGGACGTTGAGATTCTTAGCCAGCAGCGCCTGGAGCAAGTCGGTCTGGGTCTTGACCGGCAGCGATTCGTTGATCGGCTGGAAGTGGATCGTTTTCATCGGCGGTCCCGAAAGGGAGGCGGAAGGAAGGGATGGGCCAGCGTCGGAGTTCCTTGTGAACGGAGCCGAACCCGTTCCCATCAAAGGGCG encodes:
- a CDS encoding V4R domain-containing protein, producing the protein MPNVPEIADPKRLMLVWGEKPNPETLTLVRQAPDAGELRESMRIVKGPQPFKHNHYFDADFFRHDPKGGTLKTVYGQRVIRVTEDFVVAILGSLEEEVGDAAAEIMYKCGYEWGMEDMKSFYARAQAEFEVEINKMSMGFLLEQWWWPLTIEGWGTWRYDFRQAKQGLIFVDLYESAVAKSIGDIGKVVCYFYAGLFAAVFSVLAKRSLGAIEIQCYSTGEDYCKFLISSSKRVNAAAFWRNEGATSKEIQRKVAQMSS
- a CDS encoding 2Fe-2S iron-sulfur cluster-binding protein — translated: MKTIHFQPINESLPVKTQTDLLQALLAKNLNVLMSCGGKGLCSTCHVYIKEGMDRLTPRTERENRTLSYVTSVTPQSRLACQCRVLGEGVVVELPEGMYIERAEDLMGLLGTRAATNILHPINGSILIAKGKIITRTRLEELRDLNVEVERIRNSDD